The following are encoded together in the Streptomyces rapamycinicus NRRL 5491 genome:
- a CDS encoding WD40/YVTN/BNR-like repeat-containing protein, with product MNDVLLAVGTRKGLFLGRPGGSGGWDLSGPHFPMQAVYSVGIDTRGDRPRLLAGADSSHWGPSVFRSDDLGASWHEPARPAVKFPEGTDTSLERVWQLEPGGPDEPEVVYAGTQPGALFRSEDGGETFAFVRSLWDHPQRPEWGEGFGGQAVHTVITDPRDPRALMVAVSSGGVYRSADGGESWAPSNSGLKAEFLPDQYPEFGQCVHKIARDPVDPDRLYLQNHGGVYRSDDGGAHWAEISEGLPADFGFAVAVHPRRSGVAYVFPAADGSDRYPPGYRCRVFRTEDAGASWEERCAGLPGEPHYGVVLRDALRTDDADPAGVYFGNRNGEVYASADEGESWRQIAHHLPDVLCVRAAVVG from the coding sequence ATGAACGATGTCCTGCTCGCCGTCGGCACCCGCAAGGGTCTCTTCCTCGGCCGCCCCGGCGGCAGCGGGGGCTGGGACCTCAGCGGCCCCCACTTCCCCATGCAGGCGGTGTACTCCGTCGGCATCGACACCCGGGGCGACCGCCCCCGGCTGCTGGCCGGTGCGGACAGCTCGCACTGGGGCCCCTCGGTCTTCCGCTCCGACGACCTGGGGGCGAGCTGGCACGAGCCCGCCAGACCCGCGGTGAAGTTCCCCGAGGGTACCGACACCTCGCTGGAGCGGGTGTGGCAGCTGGAGCCGGGCGGGCCCGACGAGCCGGAGGTGGTCTACGCGGGCACCCAGCCGGGCGCGCTGTTCCGCTCCGAGGACGGCGGGGAGACCTTCGCGTTCGTCCGCAGCCTGTGGGACCACCCGCAGCGGCCGGAGTGGGGCGAGGGATTCGGCGGGCAGGCCGTGCACACGGTCATCACCGATCCGAGGGACCCGCGGGCGCTCATGGTCGCCGTGTCCTCCGGCGGGGTGTACCGCTCGGCGGACGGCGGGGAGAGCTGGGCACCGTCCAACAGCGGACTCAAGGCGGAATTCCTGCCGGATCAGTATCCCGAGTTCGGGCAGTGCGTCCACAAGATCGCCCGGGATCCGGTCGACCCCGACCGGCTCTATCTGCAGAACCACGGCGGGGTGTACCGCAGCGACGACGGCGGGGCGCACTGGGCCGAGATCAGCGAGGGCCTCCCGGCGGACTTCGGCTTCGCGGTCGCCGTCCATCCGCGCCGGAGCGGCGTCGCGTACGTCTTCCCGGCCGCCGACGGCTCGGACCGCTACCCCCCGGGCTACCGCTGCCGGGTGTTCCGCACCGAGGACGCGGGCGCCAGCTGGGAGGAGCGGTGCGCCGGGCTGCCGGGCGAGCCGCACTACGGGGTGGTGCTGAGAGACGCCCTGCGCACCGATGACGCCGATCCGGCCGGGGTCTACTTCGGCAATCGCAACGGCGAGGTGTACGCGAGTGCCGACGAGGGCGAGAGCTGGCGGCAGATCGCCCACCACCTCCCCGATGTGCTGTGCGTCCGGGCCGCGGTGGTCGGCTGA